One region of Priestia megaterium genomic DNA includes:
- the spoIIIAA gene encoding stage III sporulation protein AA, whose protein sequence is MLNEILAIFPPNLKKTVEFYVTNHSHVLEEIRVRIGRPVEFTINNQPYFESYLPSAEDALFILNKLSQFSIYMIEEELKKGYVTIEGGHRVGLAGKVVTENGQVRVIRDVSSFNIRIAKQKIGISNQLIPFLYNRYWQSTVIIGPPQTGKTTMIRDLARVISTGIERSKIPPFKVGIVDERSEIAGAVKGVPQHTFGSRMDLLDSCPKAEGMMMMIRSMSPDVLIVDEVGSEEDCKAVLEAVNAGVRVIMTVHGYDIDDLMKRPTLQALMKLHVFKKYVVLSNSRGPGTLQAIYDEHYNSMKLTAEKSLIENSKG, encoded by the coding sequence ATGTTAAACGAAATACTTGCAATTTTTCCGCCTAATTTAAAAAAGACTGTTGAATTTTATGTCACAAACCATTCTCATGTGCTAGAAGAAATTCGAGTGCGCATAGGAAGACCTGTCGAATTTACAATCAACAATCAGCCTTATTTCGAATCGTATCTTCCAAGTGCAGAAGATGCTTTATTTATCTTAAATAAACTAAGCCAGTTTTCGATTTATATGATTGAAGAAGAATTAAAAAAAGGATATGTCACCATTGAAGGCGGACACCGGGTTGGACTAGCGGGAAAAGTTGTAACGGAAAATGGACAGGTTCGTGTGATTCGTGATGTATCATCCTTTAATATCCGGATTGCTAAACAAAAGATTGGCATTTCGAATCAGCTTATTCCTTTTTTATACAATCGCTATTGGCAAAGTACGGTCATTATAGGACCTCCTCAAACAGGAAAAACAACCATGATTCGTGATTTAGCCAGAGTAATAAGCACTGGCATAGAGCGCTCTAAGATTCCTCCGTTTAAAGTAGGGATTGTAGATGAACGATCAGAAATTGCTGGGGCTGTTAAAGGGGTTCCTCAGCATACATTCGGATCTAGAATGGATTTATTAGATAGCTGTCCGAAAGCTGAAGGCATGATGATGATGATTCGCTCCATGAGTCCCGATGTACTGATCGTGGATGAAGTTGGAAGTGAAGAAGATTGTAAGGCCGTACTTGAAGCCGTTAATGCTGGTGTTCGTGTCATTATGACTGTTCATGGGTATGACATTGACGATTTAATGAAGCGTCCCACTTTGCAAGCTTTAATGAAACTTCACGTATTTAAAAAGTATGTTGTGCTATCGAACAGCCGAGGTCCTGGAACACTTCAGGCTATCTATGATGAGCATTATAACTCCATGAAATTGACCGCTGAAAAGTCGCTTATTGAAAATAGTAAAGGGTGA